The Coffea arabica cultivar ET-39 chromosome 4e, Coffea Arabica ET-39 HiFi, whole genome shotgun sequence genome includes a window with the following:
- the LOC113741350 gene encoding flavonol synthase/flavanone 3-hydroxylase-like: MANLAIPTIDLSPFLNNEDDDNCKKKVKEIISQACSEYGFFQVVNHGVPLNLLSRAMELSKTYFAFPEEEKLKCSPKCGAPLPAGYNKAPEFSPEKKEYMIMFPPDSGFNTLPSNPPEFKDVMEEMFSHFSKAGELIESLINVCLGLPQNFLKEYNHDRSWDFMLALHYFAATETENNGTSEHEDGNCITLVVQDESGGLEVYKNGEWIPVIPEPGKIVVNIGDSIQVLTNNKFKSATHRVVRPKGRSRHSFAFFYTLQGDKWVEPLPQFTEEIGETAKFRGFFYKDYLELRTRSKLHPQSRPEDVIRIAHYAISTS, translated from the exons ATGGCCAACTTAGCTATCCCCACAATCgatctctctcctttcttgaacaatgaagatgatgataacTGCAAGAAGAAAGTGAAAGAAATTATTAGCCAAGCCTGCTCTGAGTACGGCTTCTTTCAGGTCGTGAACCATGGGGTACCACTGAATCTGTTAAGCCGAGCAATGGAGCTCTCAAAGACGTATTTTGCGTTCCCAGAAGAGGAGAAGCTCAAATGTAGTCCTAAATGTGGAGCACCTCTTCCAGCTGGTTATAACAAGGCGCCAGAGTTCTCACCTGAGAAGAAAGAATACATGATCATGTTTCCACCTGATTCTGGTTTCAATACATTACCCAGCAATCCACCTGAGTTCAA GGATGTGATGGAAGAGATGTTCAGTCACTTCTCCAAGGCCGGTGAATTGATAGAGAGCCTCATCAATGTGTGTCTTGGTCTGCCTCAAAACTTCCTCAAAGAATACAATCATGATAGGAGCTGGGATTTCATGTTGGCTTTGCACTATTTTGCAGCAACTGAAACTGAGAACAATGGAACATCAGAACACGAAGATGGAAACTGCATAACTTTGGTCGTTCAAGATGAATCAGGGGGCCTAGAAGTTTACAAGAATGGCGAATGGATTCCGGTGATCCCTGAGCCAGGCAAAATAGTGGTCAATATAGGTGATTCAATTCag GTGTTGACCAACAACAAGTTTAAAAGTGCAACTCATAGAGTTGTAAGGCCTAAAGGAAGAAGCAGGCACTCTTTTGCATTCTTCTATACTTTACAAGGAGACAAGTGGGTCGAACCACTGCCACAATTCACTGAAGAGATTGGAGAGACAGCAAAGTTCAGGGGGTTCTTCTACAAGGATTACCTGGAATTAAGAACGAGAAGCAAACTTCATCCGCAATCAAGACCTGAAGATGTCATTCGCATTGCTCATTATGCAATTTCTACATCATGA
- the LOC113741870 gene encoding flavonol synthase/flavanone 3-hydroxylase-like isoform X1, which yields MGFCPEATTDWFQIYNGESKKQKSSPIVMANLAIPTIDLSPFFNNEDAENSKKRVKEIIRQACSEYGFFQVVNHGVPLDLLSRAMELSKAFFRFSDEEKLECNPNAGAPLPAGYSKQPEISPDKNEHILMFPPETGFNILPGNPPDFREAMEELFSYFTKAGQLVESIMNDSLGLPENFLKEYNNDRSWDFMVAMHYFPATESENNGITPHEDGNTVTFVVQDEAGGLEVCKNGEWIPVIPELGKIVVNLGDSIQVMTNKKFKSATHRVVRPKGRSRHSFAFFYNIQGDKWVEPLPQFAKEIGETAKYRGFFYKDYQALRMRNKTRPPARPEDAINITHYEISTS from the exons ATGGGCTTCTGTCCTGAAGCTACTACTGATTGGTTTCAAATTTACAATGGggaaagcaagaaacaaaagtcaAGTCCAATTGTAATGGCCAACTTAGCTATTCCCACAATTGATCTCTCTCCTTTCTTCAACAATGAAGATGCTGAGAACAGCAAGAAGAGAGTTAAAGAAATTATTCGCCAAGCCTGCTCTGAATATGGCTTCTTCCAGGTTGTGAACCATGGGGTACCCCTGGATTTGTTAAGCAGAGCAATGGAGCTCTCAAAGGCATTTTTCAGGTTCTCAGATGAGGAGAAGCTCGAGTGTAATCCTAATGCCGGAGCACCTCTTCCGGCCGGTTATAGCAAGCAGCCTGAGATATCACCTGACAAGAATGAACACATTCTCATGTTTCCACCTGAAACTGGCTTCAATATATTGCCCGGTAATCCGCCTGATTTCAG GGAAGCAATGGAAGAGTTGTTCAGTTATTTCACCAAGGCTGGTCAATTGGTAGAGAGCATCATGAATGACTCTCTTGGTCTCCCTGAAAACTTCCTGAAAGAGTACAATAATGATAGGAGCTGGGATTTTATGGTGGCTATGCACTATTTTCCAGCTACTGAATCTGAGAACAATGGAATAACGCCACATGAAGATGGAAACACCGTAACATTCGTTGTTCAAGACGAAGCTGGAGGACTTGAAGTTTGCAAGAATGGAGAATGGATTCCAGTGATCCCTGAACTGGGCAAAATAGTGGTCAATCTAGGTGATTCAATTCAG GTGATGACCAACAAGAAGTTTAAAAGTGCAACTCACCGAGTTGTAAGGCCTAAAGGAAGAAGCAGACACTCTTTTGCATTCTTCTATAATATACAAGGAGACAAGTGGGTAGAACCATTGCCACAATTCGCTAAAGAGATTGGAGAGACAGCAAAGTACAGGGGGTTCTTCTACAAGGATTACCAGGCATTGAGAATGAGAAACAAGACTCGTCCACCAGCAAGACCCGAAGATGCCATCAACATCACTCATTATGAAATTTCCACCTCATGA
- the LOC113741870 gene encoding flavonol synthase/flavanone 3-hydroxylase-like isoform X2: MANLAIPTIDLSPFFNNEDAENSKKRVKEIIRQACSEYGFFQVVNHGVPLDLLSRAMELSKAFFRFSDEEKLECNPNAGAPLPAGYSKQPEISPDKNEHILMFPPETGFNILPGNPPDFREAMEELFSYFTKAGQLVESIMNDSLGLPENFLKEYNNDRSWDFMVAMHYFPATESENNGITPHEDGNTVTFVVQDEAGGLEVCKNGEWIPVIPELGKIVVNLGDSIQVMTNKKFKSATHRVVRPKGRSRHSFAFFYNIQGDKWVEPLPQFAKEIGETAKYRGFFYKDYQALRMRNKTRPPARPEDAINITHYEISTS, encoded by the exons ATGGCCAACTTAGCTATTCCCACAATTGATCTCTCTCCTTTCTTCAACAATGAAGATGCTGAGAACAGCAAGAAGAGAGTTAAAGAAATTATTCGCCAAGCCTGCTCTGAATATGGCTTCTTCCAGGTTGTGAACCATGGGGTACCCCTGGATTTGTTAAGCAGAGCAATGGAGCTCTCAAAGGCATTTTTCAGGTTCTCAGATGAGGAGAAGCTCGAGTGTAATCCTAATGCCGGAGCACCTCTTCCGGCCGGTTATAGCAAGCAGCCTGAGATATCACCTGACAAGAATGAACACATTCTCATGTTTCCACCTGAAACTGGCTTCAATATATTGCCCGGTAATCCGCCTGATTTCAG GGAAGCAATGGAAGAGTTGTTCAGTTATTTCACCAAGGCTGGTCAATTGGTAGAGAGCATCATGAATGACTCTCTTGGTCTCCCTGAAAACTTCCTGAAAGAGTACAATAATGATAGGAGCTGGGATTTTATGGTGGCTATGCACTATTTTCCAGCTACTGAATCTGAGAACAATGGAATAACGCCACATGAAGATGGAAACACCGTAACATTCGTTGTTCAAGACGAAGCTGGAGGACTTGAAGTTTGCAAGAATGGAGAATGGATTCCAGTGATCCCTGAACTGGGCAAAATAGTGGTCAATCTAGGTGATTCAATTCAG GTGATGACCAACAAGAAGTTTAAAAGTGCAACTCACCGAGTTGTAAGGCCTAAAGGAAGAAGCAGACACTCTTTTGCATTCTTCTATAATATACAAGGAGACAAGTGGGTAGAACCATTGCCACAATTCGCTAAAGAGATTGGAGAGACAGCAAAGTACAGGGGGTTCTTCTACAAGGATTACCAGGCATTGAGAATGAGAAACAAGACTCGTCCACCAGCAAGACCCGAAGATGCCATCAACATCACTCATTATGAAATTTCCACCTCATGA